One window from the genome of Candidatus Hadarchaeales archaeon encodes:
- a CDS encoding orotidine 5'-phosphate decarboxylase / HUMPS family protein gives MESRNPLGLISPPELQVALDLDTDMKTIMEIAGLVYSAGARIIEAGTPAIKRHGADNLIPALRVAAPDAIIVADLKTMDAGDLEARIAFRAGADIVGVAAIGNEEKIIEAMDEALRWNKAILVDLIDCPDPLGTIMKIKNFLGPNSSRAIFCLHIGISLQKKGYRVSDQMEVIKRAKILAAPSFLAVAGGIKEETAGSLASAGADICIVGSAIYKSSEPAEVTRRILREIKK, from the coding sequence ATGGAAAGTCGAAATCCACTCGGGCTGATTTCTCCTCCAGAGTTACAGGTTGCCTTGGATCTCGATACCGACATGAAAACAATTATGGAGATCGCCGGCCTAGTTTACTCGGCTGGAGCCAGAATAATCGAAGCCGGAACTCCAGCCATTAAAAGGCATGGAGCAGACAACCTCATTCCCGCTCTTAGAGTGGCGGCCCCCGATGCGATAATCGTGGCCGATTTGAAAACAATGGATGCTGGAGACTTGGAGGCGCGCATAGCTTTTAGAGCCGGTGCGGATATCGTCGGTGTCGCAGCAATAGGAAATGAGGAAAAAATAATCGAGGCAATGGACGAGGCTCTCCGGTGGAACAAAGCAATCCTCGTGGACCTGATTGATTGTCCAGATCCGCTCGGAACCATTATGAAAATCAAAAATTTTCTCGGACCAAATTCGTCAAGAGCGATTTTCTGTCTACACATCGGGATAAGCCTGCAGAAGAAAGGTTACCGCGTAAGTGATCAAATGGAAGTCATCAAAAGAGCGAAAATTCTGGCGGCTCCCTCTTTTTTAGCCGTGGCGGGTGGAATAAAAGAGGAGACGGCGGGCAGCTTGGCCAGCGCAGGCGCAGATATTTGTATTGTAGGAAGCGCGATTTATAAGTCAAGCGAGCCGGCTGAAGTAACCAGACGGATTTTACGAGAGATAAAGAAATAA
- a CDS encoding metallophosphoesterase — MKIGIISDTHDRLEAVEKAVDLFNTAGVEVVLHAGDLVSPFVVPRLAKLKAKLYYVWGNNDGDRLLVSKRMAEFGMEPPTEIALLNIAGKRIALLHGTSELIVEALAKSMQFDIIVRGHTHKAEVIRGNCLVINPGEACGYLTGKRTVAVLETDTMDVQLLEI, encoded by the coding sequence GTGAAAATCGGGATAATCTCCGACACACACGATAGACTCGAAGCTGTCGAAAAGGCCGTTGACCTCTTTAACACCGCTGGTGTCGAGGTCGTCCTACACGCCGGCGATCTCGTCTCCCCTTTTGTGGTTCCGAGACTCGCAAAGCTAAAAGCAAAACTCTACTACGTCTGGGGAAACAATGACGGTGATAGGCTGCTCGTCAGCAAAAGAATGGCCGAATTCGGGATGGAGCCGCCCACGGAGATAGCCCTGCTGAACATTGCCGGAAAGAGAATCGCTCTCCTACACGGAACTAGCGAACTCATCGTTGAGGCTCTGGCTAAATCTATGCAGTTTGACATCATTGTCAGGGGACATACGCACAAGGCAGAGGTCATACGGGGAAACTGCCTCGTCATAAACCCCGGGGAAGCCTGCGGCTACTTGACGGGTAAAAGAACGGTAGCAGTTCTTGAAACAGATACAATGGACGTTCAGCTTCTCGAAATCTAA
- a CDS encoding translation initiation factor IF-5A, whose product MNKVGVEITEVGKLKEGRFVVIDNEPCRIVGFTTSAPGKHGHAKAKIDAIGIFDGQKHTIVKPTSAKIEVPIIERGTAQVLAVVGNNAQLMDLTTYETFELPIPMNLRGEIREGVEIEYIQALGRRKIERIKT is encoded by the coding sequence GTGAACAAAGTGGGAGTCGAAATCACGGAAGTCGGAAAACTGAAGGAAGGAAGGTTTGTCGTGATAGACAACGAGCCCTGCAGAATAGTTGGTTTTACAACCTCTGCCCCGGGAAAGCACGGACACGCGAAAGCAAAGATCGACGCGATAGGTATCTTTGACGGTCAAAAACACACGATCGTGAAGCCAACGAGCGCCAAAATCGAGGTCCCAATAATCGAGCGTGGAACCGCGCAGGTTCTTGCAGTTGTTGGAAATAATGCCCAGTTGATGGACCTCACGACATACGAAACTTTTGAGCTACCGATTCCCATGAACCTACGCGGAGAAATCAGAGAAGGGGTGGAAATAGAGTACATTCAAGCTCTCGGGAGAAGAAAAATTGAAAGAATAAAAACTTGA
- a CDS encoding NAD(+)/NADH kinase, which translates to MKIGIVINPLIEEAVRLAKKLKEKIPALHELLFDERTARALGEKASDISEAEVVITLGGDGTVLRAHALAQDAHILAINMGDRGFLAEVKKDEAERAVELLLEKKLEVVERTRLKVEFGEKIPEALNDVVIFSAVPGKTVTLKVSVDGKKIFSFRGDGVIVSTPTGSTAYTRAAGGPIIFPGVECIVVTAICPSSKPIPPIVLPAKSRVDVEVCLPGQEGLLIVDGLERARLPHGSVVKISASESGAKFFKWGEFCRSLEKIL; encoded by the coding sequence ATGAAAATCGGAATCGTGATAAATCCGCTAATAGAGGAAGCTGTCAGATTGGCGAAAAAATTGAAAGAGAAAATCCCAGCGCTGCATGAGCTGTTATTTGACGAAAGAACTGCACGAGCTCTGGGTGAGAAAGCTTCGGATATCTCAGAGGCGGAAGTTGTGATAACGCTCGGAGGTGACGGGACGGTTCTAAGGGCGCATGCCCTGGCTCAAGACGCGCACATCCTTGCCATCAACATGGGCGATCGGGGATTCTTGGCGGAAGTGAAAAAAGACGAGGCTGAGCGCGCCGTTGAGCTATTGCTGGAGAAAAAGCTTGAAGTTGTGGAGAGAACCAGGCTGAAGGTTGAATTCGGTGAGAAAATTCCCGAGGCATTGAACGATGTCGTGATATTTTCCGCAGTTCCGGGCAAAACTGTCACGCTGAAGGTCTCTGTCGATGGTAAAAAGATATTCAGTTTCCGTGGAGATGGTGTCATCGTCTCAACTCCCACAGGAAGTACCGCGTACACCAGAGCTGCGGGAGGTCCGATAATATTCCCGGGCGTGGAATGCATTGTGGTCACAGCAATTTGCCCATCCAGCAAGCCTATCCCGCCCATAGTGCTCCCAGCTAAAAGCAGAGTTGATGTCGAAGTTTGTTTGCCCGGGCAGGAGGGGCTTTTGATAGTAGACGGGCTGGAGAGAGCAAGGCTACCCCACGGAAGTGTGGTAAAAATATCTGCATCTGAGAGTGGGGCAAAGTTTTTCAAATGGGGAGAATTTTGCCGGAGTCTGGAAAAGATTCTGTGA
- a CDS encoding DUF47 family protein, with the protein MIGGKLEKQAFEILKNNSEIVLEVVKKFEEVVRAYFKEWNLEKAEKLGRELSSLETRADKGRRDFITLLTRGAFIPAFRGDLAWLAERLDRVADTAEGAMRTLLLRESLIKELKSLSAKNKRVAQWKEKFMTMAGVITQTAEMLSNSVKALERNVDEAIRIARSVDDLEHEVDLIEHEIVEELYEMEKLFKPLSVVQLAEIIRRMGNIADRAEDMSDSIAILGLTLTT; encoded by the coding sequence GTGATTGGTGGAAAACTGGAAAAGCAAGCTTTTGAGATTTTGAAGAACAACTCGGAGATAGTTCTGGAGGTTGTTAAGAAGTTCGAGGAGGTTGTGCGGGCTTACTTTAAAGAGTGGAACTTGGAAAAGGCGGAAAAGCTTGGAAGGGAACTCTCAAGCTTAGAGACAAGAGCGGACAAGGGTAGAAGGGATTTTATCACTCTGCTCACAAGAGGAGCTTTCATCCCGGCTTTCCGAGGGGACTTGGCGTGGTTGGCGGAGAGGTTAGACAGGGTAGCGGACACGGCGGAGGGTGCAATGCGTACTCTTCTTCTCAGGGAGAGTCTGATTAAGGAGTTAAAATCGCTCTCGGCGAAAAATAAGCGAGTAGCTCAATGGAAGGAGAAGTTTATGACGATGGCCGGCGTTATAACGCAGACGGCGGAAATGCTCAGCAATTCTGTGAAAGCTCTGGAGAGAAATGTGGATGAAGCGATCAGAATCGCGAGGAGTGTGGATGACCTAGAACACGAGGTCGATTTGATAGAGCACGAGATAGTTGAGGAACTTTACGAGATGGAGAAACTATTCAAACCGTTAAGCGTTGTACAGCTTGCGGAAATAATAAGAAGAATGGGAAATATAGCCGACAGAGCGGAGGACATGAGCGATTCCATAGCTATTCTCGGATTAACACTCACGACATGA
- the panB gene encoding 3-methyl-2-oxobutanoate hydroxymethyltransferase, giving the protein MKTERVIPETLLDMKERGEPIVMISTYDYITAKIADECGVDVILVGDSLAGPILGLPNTLGVTMDEMLHHTRGVARGANRAMVVGDMPFMSYQTCSEEAVKNAGRFVKEAGAHAVKVEGSGAMVERIRAIVEAGIPVMGHIGLTPQWVLEIGGYRVAGKSLEAAKKLVEDALLLEKVGVFCLVLECVPWQVAKAITERLRIPTIGCGAGPYCDGQVLVLHDLIGVTEKVPKFVKKYAEVGKEISRALREFRQETKEKKFPTMEHSYSMPAEEEEKFISWLKTRHL; this is encoded by the coding sequence ATGAAAACGGAAAGAGTGATACCGGAAACTCTGCTGGACATGAAGGAACGCGGCGAGCCCATAGTTATGATCTCCACTTACGATTACATCACTGCGAAGATCGCCGATGAGTGTGGCGTGGACGTGATCTTGGTTGGGGACTCTTTGGCTGGGCCTATTCTCGGCTTACCGAACACACTCGGTGTGACAATGGATGAAATGCTCCATCACACGAGGGGAGTTGCGCGGGGAGCAAATCGCGCAATGGTTGTTGGAGACATGCCTTTCATGTCATATCAAACCTGCAGCGAGGAAGCTGTTAAAAATGCTGGAAGATTTGTCAAGGAGGCGGGCGCGCACGCCGTCAAGGTAGAGGGAAGCGGGGCGATGGTTGAGAGAATTCGTGCGATAGTTGAAGCCGGTATTCCCGTTATGGGACATATCGGGCTAACGCCTCAATGGGTTTTGGAGATCGGCGGTTATAGGGTTGCGGGAAAAAGTCTTGAGGCCGCAAAAAAGCTTGTGGAAGATGCGCTACTCCTCGAAAAGGTAGGAGTTTTCTGTCTGGTTCTTGAATGTGTTCCTTGGCAGGTGGCGAAGGCTATAACGGAGAGATTACGTATACCGACGATTGGTTGTGGAGCTGGTCCTTATTGTGATGGTCAGGTGCTCGTTCTCCACGATTTGATTGGGGTAACGGAAAAGGTCCCGAAATTTGTTAAAAAATATGCAGAAGTTGGAAAGGAGATTTCAAGAGCGCTGAGAGAATTTAGACAGGAGACCAAAGAAAAGAAGTTTCCAACGATGGAGCACAGCTATTCAATGCCCGCCGAAGAGGAGGAAAAATTCATTTCCTGGCTCAAAACACGGCATCTTTAA
- a CDS encoding inorganic phosphate transporter, with amino-acid sequence MIEIAIVALGFFVAWNIGANDTANCIGTAVGSGIITKKRALLIVAFFVLLGASLEGWKNMKTVGEGILIPGVGGNPLADPSLSFLVIAILAAAGSWVLLATFFGMPISTSQSMIGAVLGSGIFLSLTRPEIGVGVNYRKIGGIALSWVLNPMFAALIATLLMIILRSLIRTTRGLLAINRILTILILISAAYSAYTLGANDVGTSTGVIYAKMGWSTRLTAVFGALALIVGAITFSSRVIGTVGKGIVPLDAISAFAAQFGAAMTVWFFVQLGIPVSTSQALVGGIAGVGLAKRSSMINKRNLLKISVAWVATPLIVCLISLLFCQLFSLV; translated from the coding sequence TTGATAGAAATAGCGATAGTTGCTCTCGGCTTCTTCGTAGCTTGGAACATCGGAGCGAACGATACCGCAAACTGCATAGGCACGGCTGTAGGTAGCGGGATAATAACAAAAAAACGTGCTCTTCTAATCGTCGCCTTTTTTGTTCTACTGGGAGCCTCTCTCGAAGGCTGGAAAAACATGAAGACCGTTGGGGAAGGAATTCTGATACCCGGAGTCGGTGGAAATCCGCTTGCAGATCCTTCTCTCTCCTTTCTCGTTATCGCTATACTAGCTGCGGCAGGTTCCTGGGTTCTTCTCGCAACTTTCTTTGGGATGCCGATCTCAACATCCCAGTCCATGATCGGAGCAGTTTTAGGAAGCGGAATCTTCCTCTCCCTAACCCGCCCGGAAATCGGAGTCGGCGTCAACTATCGGAAAATAGGCGGAATCGCTCTCTCTTGGGTTTTAAACCCGATGTTCGCGGCTTTAATCGCGACGCTCCTGATGATCATTCTACGAAGTCTCATAAGAACAACAAGAGGTCTGCTCGCGATCAACAGAATCCTGACCATCCTCATCTTAATTTCCGCAGCCTACAGCGCCTATACTCTTGGAGCAAACGACGTTGGAACATCGACTGGAGTGATATACGCCAAAATGGGGTGGTCGACGAGATTAACAGCAGTCTTCGGAGCTCTGGCTTTGATCGTTGGTGCGATAACTTTCAGCTCCAGAGTTATAGGAACTGTAGGGAAAGGAATAGTTCCCCTTGACGCCATCAGCGCCTTTGCTGCACAGTTCGGGGCAGCCATGACAGTCTGGTTTTTCGTTCAGCTGGGAATTCCTGTTTCAACTTCGCAGGCGCTCGTAGGTGGCATCGCAGGCGTTGGTCTTGCGAAAAGGTCTTCGATGATAAACAAGCGAAATCTCTTGAAAATCTCGGTGGCTTGGGTGGCTACACCATTAATTGTCTGCTTGATATCCCTTCTGTTCTGCCAACTTTTCTCGTTGGTATAG